From Candidatus Rokuibacteriota bacterium:
CCTGAGATTCTTCAGGACGCCCCGCTGAATCAGAGAGGCCCCGGCTGACTCCGCCTACTTGCCCCCCGCCTATTTACCAACGGTGACCGACGAGAATGTCGCCGGGTCCATGTAGGTCGTCGCCACGCGCCTGACGTCCGCGACGGTGACGCGCGAGATCCCCGCCTTGAAGCGATCGGGCCAGTCCAGGCCGAGCTGGTTCTCCTCCACCGCCACCAGGAGCCCCGCCATCTTGCCCGAGGTGTCGGTCCGGAGCGGGTAGCTGCCGATCAGGTACGCCTTGGCCAGCTCGAGCTCGCGCGCTGTGACGGGCTCGCGCGCCAGGCGCGCCAGCTCTTCCTTCACCAGGCGCACGGCCTCGTCCACGGCCTCGAGCCGTGTCTGGAGCCCCACAAAGTAGGACGAGCCGTAGCGACCGGGGCCGAGGCCGCTGTAGACGGAGTACGCAAGCCCGCGCTCCTCCCGCACCTTCGTGTAAAGCCGCGAGGCCGAGCCCCCGCCCAGGATGTAGTTCGCGACCACGAGCGGGAAATAATCGGGATGGTCCTGGCGTATCCCCGGCCGCGCCAGTGACACCGTCGCCTGCGTCAGGTTGCGCTCGATGCGACGCGCCTCGAGGGGCGGCGAGGCCGGCGCCTGTGGGATCGCGGGGCGGGGCGCGGCCGGCGCCGTCCACGCGCCGAAGCGCGCCAGCAGGTCGCGTCGGATCTCATCCCGGGTCACGTCGCCCACGACGGAGATCACGACAACGTCAGGCCGGTAGTTCTCGCGATGAAAAGCCACGACCTGCTCCCGCGTCAGGCGCCGCACCGACTCGACCGTGCCCGACACCGGCCGACTGTACGGGTGCCCCGGGTAGAGGAGCTGGGCCATCGCGCGGCCCGCCACGGTCTGCGGGTCCTGCTCCGAGCGCTGGATGCCCGCCGTGATCTCCTCGCTACGGCGCTTGAGCTCCGCCTCGGGGAAGGCGGGCTGGAGCAGCACCTCGGCGAGAAGATCGAGGCCCAGCGCCAGGTCCTTCCTCAGCACCGAGAGCCCGATCGTCGCGCCGTCCCGTGAGGCGTCACCCTCGAGACTGCCGCCGACGAACTCGATGGCCTGGTCGAGCTCCGGCCCCGTGCGCTTGGCGGTGCCGCGCGTCAGCAGGTCGGCGGTCAGGTTGGCGAGCCCGCCCGCGTCGGCCGGGTCGTAGACCGAGCCCGCGCGCACGTATGCGCGCACCACCACGATGGGGATGCTCGGTCGCTCGGCCACGAGCAGGACTACGCCGTTGGGCAGGACTTCGCGATGCGCAAGCGGGCCGGCAAAGGCCGGAACAGCCAGGGCCGCGAGCGCGATGCAGAGCGACAGGCGAAGAAATCGCATGGACACCCCTCAGTCGAGAGTCTTTCTGAACTTGAGCACGGCCAGCGAGAAGATGGCGACCCCGAAAATCACCAGCGGAATAAGGTTCGGCCACAGGTAGCCGAAGCCCACGCCCTTGAGGACGATGCCGCGGACGATGCGCAGGAAATAGGTCAGCGGGATGATGGAGGCGAGGTACTGGGCCGCCGTAGGCATCCCCTCGATCGGGAACAAAAGCCCGGACAGATATATGGACGGCAGGAAGGTCAAGAACGCCAGCTGCATCGCCGCCGGCACCGTGCGGGAGACGGCGGAAATGAAGATGCCGATCCCGAGCGTGCCCAGCATGAATGTCGCCGAGAGCGCGTAGAGCAGCGGGAGGCTGCCGCGGATCGGGACGTCGAAGACGAAGTGCGCGACGAGCAAGGCCATGGTCATCTGCCCATAGGCGACGACCAGGTTCGGGACGATCTTGCCCAGGAGCAGCTCCCAACGGCGGATCGGGCTCACGATCAGCGCCTCGAGCGTGCCCTTCTCGCGCTCGCGCACGATCGACACGGCCATCGCGGTGATCGTCGTCTGCATCAGGAGCGCCCCGATCAACCCGGGCACGATGAAGATGGCCGAGACGAGGTCGGGGTTGTACCAGGCGCGCACGCGGACGTCGAGCGGCGGCTCGCCCTGGCGGCCGAAGGACGTGCCCTCGAGCGTGCGGGTCATGATCTGGAGCGACCGCTGGGCGCCGAGCGACGCGGCGGCGTTCAGCGCCGAGGTCGCCACGAGCGGGTCGGAGGCGTCCACGATCACCTGGACATCGGCGGACTGTCGGGAGAGCTGCCGCCCGAAGTCCGGCGGGATCACGACGCCGACCTTGGCCGTGCCCTGGTCGATAAGGCGCGTCAGCTCGCGATGGCTCGTCACCCAGAAGCGCACGTCGAAGTACTGGCTGTTGTCCATGGCCTCGAGGAAGCTCCGCGCCTCGGCGCTGCCCGACTGCTCGAAGACGGCCGTGGGCAGGTGCTTGACGTCCGTATTGATGGCCCAGCCGAAAATACCGAGCATCGCCACGGGCACGCCCAGCGCCAGGACGAGGGCGAGAACGTCCCGCCGGAGATGGATGAACTCCTTCACGATGATGCCGAGGAGCCGCGAGCCCATGGCTAGGGCGCCTCGAGCGCCCGCAGCTGCTCGCGGAGCCGCGCCTTGCGCTCCTTGTCCACGAAGGAGACGAACAGGTCTTCGACCGAGGGCTCGACGTCGTGGGCCCAGCGCACGCGCAGACCGGCCCGCTCCAGGAAGCCCTTGACGTCCCCCGCCCCGGCCGCGCCCGTAGCCAGCACCACGCGAAGCCGCGTCCCGACCCGCAGCACCTCCTCGACCGCTTCCCAATCGGCCAGGAGATCGGAGGCGCGGCGCAGGTCCTCCACGTCCACCTCGATGACCGGGCGGCGGAACGTCTCGCTCTTGATGACGGCGGGCGACCCCTGCGCGATGAGCTTGCCCTCGTAGATGAAGCCGAGCGTGTCGCACAGCTCGGCCTCGTCCATGTAGTGGGTGGTGACGAGGATGGTGGTGCCGTGGTCGACCAGCCGTCGGATGAGCCCCCAGAAGTTTCTGCGCGAGACGGGGTCCACGCCCGCCGTCGGCTCGTCGAGGAAGATGAGCCGCGGGGCATGGACCAGGGCGCAGGCCAGGGCCAGCCGCTGGCGGTAGCCGCCGGACAGCGTGCCCGCGAGCTGGCGCTCCCGCTCCGCCAGGTCCGCCATCCGGACCATCTGCGCGATCCGCCCCGCGCGCTGGGCCCGAGGCACCTCGTACACGCGCGCGTAGAAGCTCAGGTTCTCCTCGACGCTCAGGTCGTCATAGAGCGAGAACTTCTGCGACATGTAGCCGATGACCGACTTGATCCGCTCCGGCTCGGCCACGAGGTCGATGCCCAAGACGGTCCCGCCGCCC
This genomic window contains:
- a CDS encoding pitrilysin family protein, with translation MRFLRLSLCIALAALAVPAFAGPLAHREVLPNGVVLLVAERPSIPIVVVRAYVRAGSVYDPADAGGLANLTADLLTRGTAKRTGPELDQAIEFVGGSLEGDASRDGATIGLSVLRKDLALGLDLLAEVLLQPAFPEAELKRRSEEITAGIQRSEQDPQTVAGRAMAQLLYPGHPYSRPVSGTVESVRRLTREQVVAFHRENYRPDVVVISVVGDVTRDEIRRDLLARFGAWTAPAAPRPAIPQAPASPPLEARRIERNLTQATVSLARPGIRQDHPDYFPLVVANYILGGGSASRLYTKVREERGLAYSVYSGLGPGRYGSSYFVGLQTRLEAVDEAVRLVKEELARLAREPVTARELELAKAYLIGSYPLRTDTSGKMAGLLVAVEENQLGLDWPDRFKAGISRVTVADVRRVATTYMDPATFSSVTVGK
- a CDS encoding ABC transporter permease, which encodes MGSRLLGIIVKEFIHLRRDVLALVLALGVPVAMLGIFGWAINTDVKHLPTAVFEQSGSAEARSFLEAMDNSQYFDVRFWVTSHRELTRLIDQGTAKVGVVIPPDFGRQLSRQSADVQVIVDASDPLVATSALNAAASLGAQRSLQIMTRTLEGTSFGRQGEPPLDVRVRAWYNPDLVSAIFIVPGLIGALLMQTTITAMAVSIVREREKGTLEALIVSPIRRWELLLGKIVPNLVVAYGQMTMALLVAHFVFDVPIRGSLPLLYALSATFMLGTLGIGIFISAVSRTVPAAMQLAFLTFLPSIYLSGLLFPIEGMPTAAQYLASIIPLTYFLRIVRGIVLKGVGFGYLWPNLIPLVIFGVAIFSLAVLKFRKTLD
- a CDS encoding ABC transporter ATP-binding protein; this translates as MSDDGCAVVTRQLTRRFGKRVAVDHLDLRVRAGELYGFLGPNGAGKSTTLRMLCGILEPSEGGGTVLGIDLVAEPERIKSVIGYMSQKFSLYDDLSVEENLSFYARVYEVPRAQRAGRIAQMVRMADLAERERQLAGTLSGGYRQRLALACALVHAPRLIFLDEPTAGVDPVSRRNFWGLIRRLVDHGTTILVTTHYMDEAELCDTLGFIYEGKLIAQGSPAVIKSETFRRPVIEVDVEDLRRASDLLADWEAVEEVLRVGTRLRVVLATGAAGAGDVKGFLERAGLRVRWAHDVEPSVEDLFVSFVDKERKARLREQLRALEAP